The following coding sequences are from one Sardina pilchardus chromosome 16, fSarPil1.1, whole genome shotgun sequence window:
- the pelp1 gene encoding proline-, glutamic acid- and leucine-rich protein 1, producing the protein MATAGWLHGSASMRLTEGLVSVLKEERPEYLPSLLANYREHGVIPTQNSAAVGGLVGLSNARLGSSKTRFEGLCLLSVLVKDGSSELFQQHCLSWLRSVQQVIQSQAPLPSVQLAVMVLQDLLQYSSQIPELSREIGLNCILGILTSLLSLKAESHLVAMEGMMACMTYYPRACGSLREKLGAYFMSKMDSDNPKAQEVACECYGRLPCLGGVLERGGGGRRAESWTNQTHCLLATANSILAQLYQGAETEGVVQYEGPGLELPFPPLDEIDPLLMLQLSHRYRAVCLALNRTLSVDSGSPVRLPVQHILNFVCRALGVSSKSINLTGDGCLKLLVLPSVHSDTVDVLSTLIKVVGGGLAQYSSVLTRLFSQSLSSWTPPPEASIGQQRAYSAVRVRLYRTLELWVQVGGASACVLQGSPTHSELIFTHLMGDLTPGAEAIKLKVGPSVGADMVAPAKAGPRRTKGLGLGDTGTMTTQRKGDSLANQDTCLSALRVLRHIILNSGTLLKDELHKRLQDIVVPLCVRLQQQQQLCDVELSGQYGSPAPRRELYRLLLALLLVPCPRWPPPLACAVSLFSHGRRDRSLKVSSFCAEALTICNCLLHPRAPSISLPLPPLALKPTSAAPVLPSSQNPVLSLPNLLAGSAPGPPFPARHPLSLGPATLLGSLENHLSLAAPVLPPPTIPSIPGDLLLSPSQPADLAGLGAPEAQRHIFIRYDKEEPEDVEISLESDSDDSVVIVPPGMLEQMRQDGTASNAPTMPTNSGPPAQAPTAGPCPPTVPTVSGTEAVSSGDTPLASELPTPASLPHQVLPATPSTSSSFPGGQANPLVPLVPPLGSSTPLVPAPPVSLGESLPGAQLQQMLMQPSPSPSQLGVSLGVHMHNHMNPLAVRQQQQNLASEEEQTVININSTDEEDEEDEDEEIEDEDELGEEEEEGLEGSDFPEEEEEDEYFDGDEYGEYDEEEEEEGEEIEEEEEEEGMDDIPPLEGESEQGMMDREEGEVIRPEEERGMELFSLDRDGLQGEGADRVGEEKTVVCEEEEEEEEDGGNVKEGGSLEEKEKRGAPERVEGVLSSERAPQSERDGGPMMGPEMEGPVQGDGISRLELDTPEIGVWDQKEALQEAVSSLEAGAIEQIPGVVSEVRDLEGLQQQQQQQQQQQQQQQQSSRPEQEELASCSDVAAPGQELRLQDLEEAPKKEGAEGEGKEGEEEEGEESSRGTKRKLDDLEEEVVEQSGEKKKLDDEAMASMLADFVDCPPDDEEHRSSPANS; encoded by the exons ATGGCCACGGCGGGTTGGCTGCATGGCTCCGCCAGTATGCGGCTGACCGAGGGGTTAGTGTCAGTTTTGAAAGAAGAGCGACCCGAATATTTACCCTCACTTTTGGCAAATTATCGGGAGCATGGCGTGATCCCGACGCAG AATAGTGCAGCGGTTGGTGGTCTCGTGGGGCTCAGCAACGCACGCCTTGGCTCAAGCAAAACCAG GTTTGAGGGTCTCTGCCTCCTCTCGGTGTTGGTGAAGGATGGCTCCAGCGAGCTGTTCCAGCAGCATTGCCTGTCATGGTTACGCTCTGTACAGCAGGTTATTCAG TCACAGGCCCCACTGCCCTCGGTTCAGCTGGCCGTCATGGTGCTGCAGGATCTACTGCAGTACTCCTCCCAGATCCCAGAGCTGTCCAGGGAGATCGGGCTGAACTGCATCCTGGGAATCCTGACCTCTTTGCTCAGTCTCAAGGCAGAG TCCCACCTGGTAGCTATGGAGGGTATGATGGCGTGTATGACCTACTACCCTCGTGCCTGTGGGTCTTTGAGG GAAAAACTGGGAGCCTATTTCATGTCTAAAATGGATTCTGACAATCCTAAAGCGCAAGAG GTGGCGTGTGAATGTTATGGTCGCTTGCCTTGCCTGGGTGGCGtcctggagagagggggaggcggGCGCAGAGCCGAGAGCTGGACCAATCAGACTCACTGTCTCCTAGCTACAGCGAATAGCATTCTTGCGCAGCTCTACCAAGGAGCAGAGACTG AGGGAGTAGTGCAGTACGAAGGCCCAGGCCTGGAGTTGCCCTTTCCTCCACTCGATGAAATCGACCCCCTCCTGATGCTCCAGCTCAGCCACCGATACAGGGCTGTGTGCCTGGCTCTCAATCGCACACTCAG TGTGGACTCTGGCTCTCCCGTCCGACTACCTGTTCAGCATATCCTTAACTTTGTGTGTCGGGCACTGGGCGTGAGCAGCAAGAGCATT AACCTCACAGGCGATGGCTGCCTGAAACTGCTGGTCTTGCCTTCTGTACATAGTGACACTGTGGATGTCCTGTCTACGCTTATCAAAGT TGTTGGAGGGGGCCTGGCACAGTACAGCAGCGTGTTGACCAGACTGTTCTCTCAGTCGTTGTCGTCATGGACTCCACCACCAGAGGCCAGTATTGGCCAACAGAGGGCATACAG TGCTGTGCGTGTGCGCCTCTACCGCACATTAGAGCTGTGGGTACAAGTGGGAGGGGCCTCGGCGTGTGTTCTACAAGGAAGTCCCACCCACTCAGAGCTCATTTTCACCCATCTGATGGGTGACCTCACACCCGGGGCAGAGGCCATCAAG CTCAAGGTCGGGCCGTCAGTAGGAGCTGACATGGTCGCCCCTGCAAAGGCTGGGCCTAGGCGGACGAAGGGTTTAGGCCTGGGAGACACTGGGACAATGACCACACAGCGGAAGGGAGATTCATTGGCCAATCAAGACACCTGCCTGTCTGCACTCAGAG TTCTGAGGCACATTATTCTCAACAGTGGGACTCTTTTGAAAGATGAGCTGCATAAG AGGCTGCAGGACATAGTGGTCCCCCTGTGTgtgcggctgcagcagcagcagcagctctgtgaTGTGGAGTTGAGTGGCCAGTATGGCAGCCCTGCGCCGCGCCGTGAGCTCTACCGCCTCCTGCTGGCCCTGCTGCTGGTGCCGTGTCCGCGCTGGCCGCCGCCGCTCGCCTGCGCCGTGTCCTTATTCAGCCACGGACGCCGCGACCGCAGCTTGAAG gtGTCCTCGTTCTGTGCGGAGGCTTTGACCATATGCAACTGCTTGCTCCACCCACGcgccccctccatctccctcccgcTGCCCCCCCTCGCCCTCAAGCCTACCTCGGCCGCGCCGGTCCTCCCGTCCTCCCAGAACCCCGTCTTGTCCCTCCCCAACCTCCTGGCCGGCTCCGCTCCCGGGCCCCCGTTCCCGGCGCgccaccctctctccctgggCCCGGCTACCCTGCTGGGCTCCCTGGAGAACCACCTGTCCCTCGCCGCTCCGGTGCTGCCTCCGCCGACCATCCCCAGCATCCCGGGCGATCTGCTGTTGTCACCCTCGCAGCCGGCCGACCTGGCAGGCCTGGGAGCCCCCGAAGCCCAGCGCCACATCTTCATCCGCTACGACAAGGAGGAGCCCGAGGACGTGGAGATCTCTCTGGAGAGCGACTCGGACGACAGCGTCGTGATCGTGCCCCCGGGCATGCTCGAGCAGATGAGGCAAGACGGCACCGCGTCGAACGCCCCGACCATGCCCACCAACTCTGGCCCGCCTGCCCAGGCCCCCACGGCTGGGCCGTGTCCCCCCACAGTCCCAACCGTGTCCGGGACGGAGGCTGTCAGCTCTGGAGATACCCCGCTAGCCAGTGAGCTCCCCACCCCTGCATCTCTCCCCCACCAGGTCTTGCCTGCCACCCCCAGCACGAGCAGCTCCTTCCCTGGTGGCCAGGCCAACCCGCTGGTGCCTCTGGTGCCTCCCCTGGGCTCGTCCACCCCCCTCGTGCCAGCGCCCCCTGTCAGTCTGGGCGAGTCGCTGCCCGGAGCTCAGCTACAGCAGATGCTGATGCAGCCGTCGCCGTCGCCGTCCCAGCTGGGCGTGTCGCTGGGGGTTCACATGCACAACCACATGAACCCGCTGGCCGTCAGGCAGCAACAGCAGAACCTGGCCAGCGAGGAAGAGCAGACGGTCATCAACATTAACAGCACAgacgaggaagacgaggaggacgaggacgaggagatCGAGGACGAAGATGAgctgggagaggaggaagaggagggactAGAAGGCAGCGATTtcccggaggaggaggaggaggacgagtaCTTTGACGGCGACGAGTATGGAGAGTacgacgaagaggaggaggaggaaggagaagagattgaggaggaggaggaggaagaggggatggATGACATCCCGCCACTGGAGGGCGAGAGCGAGCAGGGCATGATGgacagggaggaaggagaggtgaTCAGACCCGAGGAAGAGCGGGGGATGGAGTTGTTTAGCTTGGACAGAGACGGACTCCAAGGTGAAGGAGCGGACCGcgtaggagaggagaagacggTCGtctgcgaggaggaggaggaggaggaggaggacggaggCAACGTCAAGGAAGGAGGAAGcttggaggagaaggagaagagaggagcgccAGAGAGGGTGGAAGGCGTCCTGTCCTCGGAGAGAGCACCACAGAGCGAGCGGGATGGGGGCCCGATGATGGGGCCTGAGATGGAGGGGCCGGTCCAGGGTGACGGGATCAGCAGACTGGAGCTGGACACTCCGGAGATTGGGGTGTGGGATCAGAAAGAAGCCCTACAGGAGGCGGTTTCGTCCCTGGAAGCAGGCGCCATAGAGCAGATCCCGGGGGTCGTGTCAGAGGTCAGAGACCTGGAAGGgctacagcagcaacaacagcagcagcagcagcagcagcaacagcagcagcagtcgtcTAGACCAGAACAGGAAGAGCTGGCCAGTTGTAGTGATGTCGCAGCCCCTGGACAGGAACTGAGATTGCAAGACCTGGAAGAAGCGCCCAAAAAGGAGGGTGCAGAGGGcgagggaaaggagggagaggaggaggagggggaggagtcgTCGAGAGGAACCAAGCGGAAGTTGGACGATCTGGAGGAAGAGGTCGTGGAGCAGAgcggagagaagaaaaag CTGGATGACGAGGCCATGGCGTCCATGCTGGCGGATTTTGTGGACTGCCCTCCCGACGACGAGGAGCACCGTTCCTCTCCAGCCAACTCTTAG
- the LOC134060557 gene encoding Fc receptor-like protein 3 — protein MELSPLGLLLLVLILCSYSGHAADPPIVTVSSHPPLYPGERVTLRCDMSGYTDWVQYVWYKDNNQFNHNRQTLTITLPGYAGQYTCKGRRSGWQQYTQRSAPVSISVTDLPVATVAVESPQPPFYPGDKVTLRCDIAEHTYYYWYKDNLFKENKKTLTIPLPDHAGQYTCEGYRSDRKLYSQRSAPVSISVTALPTAKLTVEPQSPVFTGETVTLECVIESLGGWTYKWYKESSRTPVSEENTFTIRGAAESHKGQYWCQGERRHRPTASHPSRRITLDVKALPTATLTVEPQSPVFTGETVTLTCVIESLGGWTYKWYKESSRTPVSEENTFTIRGAAESHKGQYWCQGERRHRPTSSQPSWRTTLDVKASKPKLTLSPDRQLLTGDSVTLRCELGVSSGLVFYWYRDTQTSDPVNQTDGDSYSISSVNISDGGQYWCRAGRGDPDFYTQYSDAAEITVTDAGSSKSMVTVGVVIRLLLAFALMILMVVLMHCSQKAKGSVLVTPNPGLQQSDSHSPTSQNRVLGGAVAGTSDVVYDEIELKDTL, from the exons ATGGAGCTCTCTCCtctgggcctgctgctgcttg TGCTGATCTTGTGTTCCTACTCTGGACATGCTGCAG ATCCCCCTATAGTAACTGTgtcttctcatcctcctctctatcctggAGAGAGGGTCACTCTAAGGTGTGATATGTCAGGGTACACAGACTGGGTTCAGTACGTCTGGTACAAAGACAATAATCAGTTTaatcacaacagacagactctcACTATAACTCTCCCTGGTTATGCTGGCCAGTACACATGCAAAGGGCGGAGAAGTGGTTGGCAACAGTATACTCAGAGGAGTGCTCCGGTCTCTATCAGTGTCACAG ATCTCCCTGTAGCTACAGTGGCTGTAGAGTCTCCTCAACCTCCCTTCTATCCTGGAGACAAAGTCACTCTGAGGTGTGATATAGCAGAGCACACATACTATTACTGGTATAAAGACAATCTATTTAAGGAGAACAAAAAGACCCTCACCATTCCTCTCCCTGATCATGCTGGCCAGTACACATGTGAAGGATATAGAAGTGATAGGAAACTGTATTCTCAGAGGAGTGCTCCTGTCTCTATCAGTGTCACAG CCCTGCCCACAGCTAAACTTACTGTAGAGCCCCAGAGTCCTGTGTTCACTGGAGAGACGGTCACTCTGGAGTGTGTGATAGAGTCTCTCGGTGGCTGGACATATAAGTGGTATAAGGAGTCCAGCAGAACCCCAGTGTCTGAGGAAAACACCTTCACCATCAGAGGAGCTGCTGAGTCTCATAAGGGCCAGTACTggtgtcagggggagaggagacacagaccCACAGCATCACACCCAAGCAGGAGAATTACTCTTGATGTCAAAG CCCTGCCCACAGCTACACTGACTGTAGAGCCCCAGAGTCCTGTGTTCACTGGAGAGACGGTCACTCTGACCTGTGTGATAGAGTCTCTCGGTGGCTGGACATATAAGTGGTATAAGGAGTCCAGCAGAACCCCAGTGTCTGAGGAAAACACCTTCACCATCAGAGGAGCTGCTGAGTCTCATAAGGGCCAGTACTggtgtcagggggagaggagacacagacccacatcatcacaaccAAGCTGGAGAACAACTCTTGATGTCAAAG CATCAAAGCCCAAACTCACATTAAGTCCAGACCGCCAGCTCCTCACAGGAGACTCAGTGACTCTGAGATGTGAGTTGGGTGTTTCCTCTGGTTTGGTGTTCTACtggtacagagacacacagacctctgaTCCTGTGAACCAGACTGATGGAGACtcctacagcatcagctctgttAACATCTCTGATGGAGGACAGTACTGGTGCAGAGCTGGGAGAGGAGACCCAGACTTCTATACTCAATATAGTGATGCAGCTGAGATAACAGTTACAG ATGCTGGGTCCTCTAAGTCCATGGTAACAGTAGGTGTGGTGATTAGACTGCTTCTTGCCTTTGCTCTGATGATTTTAATGGTAGTCCTGATGCATTGCTCCCAGAAAGCAAAGG GTTCAGTGTTAGTGACGCCAAACCC tgGTCTGCAGCAGAGCGACAGTCACAGTCCAACCTCACAGAACAGAGTTTTAG GTGGTGCTGTGGCTGGAACCAGTGATGTGGTCTATGACGAGATTGAGCTGAAGGATACACTCTAA